Proteins encoded together in one Deinococcus aquaticus window:
- a CDS encoding S8 family peptidase → MSDTPRDRQHVYLERVGKPLPFSRRGGGGPEPVERDRARHAARLEAALTQAVKASLGQRDPAMQVGLQGTYLDFEFASRDAAKDLLKSLDSKRPGMNLASVHQDDGTGTVRATVAITDAWIPRLTQKITDYRDKETRGGNPQNAPLITNIEGIRHAALLSIFVGDRSRLPPPNESIWWEIWIRRDTREEFTELARRAELNVSSTTLTFPDREILLVEGTMDTLSRIFVNSLMMTEVRLALDTPSAFINMRNDEQVEWSDEAAQRLLPPDPMVRSSVLILDSGVNRSHPLIAPYLDPKHWDAWHPAWGPDDMARYEGHGTAMAGLALHGDLEGFLKATTHMQHNHVLESVKILPPAGANPKHLYGRITQDAVLQMEAINPEHWRVTCLAVTAIDDAKGGRPTAWSAAIDQLASGADDEPQRLIVVSAGNSQPTTKDVLGNYLDFADLSQVHSPAQAWNALTVGAYTERTNVVDARYAHWSLVAPFGDLSPTSSTSQSWHEQWPIKPDVVLEGGNLIANAAMAAHAPHSDVRLLTTDFDLPTAQFREFGDTSAAAALASQMAARLASANPHYWPETVRGMLVHSADWTDAMKGHRVHPPLSGNRLLLRRYGYGVPNLDRALQSASNDLTMVIQDSLRPFKFEDGRTKTNQMNIHRFPWSSLDLTALEGIEMELRVTLSYFIEPNPSERGFIQRFRYASHGLRFAVKGPLETEETFKARIQHESLPDEGAGIRDAGNEYWELGPKLRTSGSLHSDRWRGDIASLQRCESILIYPVSGWWREKRGGTPEYWDRDARYSLMVSLRAPETDIDIYTPIATALTVPVEIEN, encoded by the coding sequence GCGACCGCCAGCACGTCTACCTCGAACGAGTAGGCAAACCCCTTCCGTTCTCGCGTCGCGGTGGAGGCGGACCGGAACCAGTTGAGCGAGACCGAGCACGCCATGCCGCCCGGTTGGAAGCTGCGCTGACACAAGCTGTGAAAGCCTCTTTAGGCCAGCGCGACCCAGCCATGCAGGTTGGCCTACAGGGGACATACCTTGACTTTGAGTTCGCGTCCAGGGACGCCGCCAAGGATCTCCTCAAAAGCCTGGATTCCAAACGGCCAGGTATGAACCTCGCCTCGGTACATCAAGATGACGGAACTGGAACCGTTCGCGCCACAGTGGCGATCACCGACGCCTGGATTCCGAGGCTGACTCAAAAAATTACCGACTATCGCGACAAGGAGACAAGAGGCGGAAACCCACAGAACGCGCCGTTGATCACCAATATCGAAGGCATCCGCCACGCTGCTCTGCTCTCCATCTTCGTCGGGGATCGGAGTAGGCTGCCGCCACCGAACGAATCAATCTGGTGGGAAATCTGGATTCGTCGAGATACCCGTGAGGAGTTCACTGAATTGGCACGGCGGGCTGAACTCAATGTTTCAAGCACCACCCTGACGTTCCCTGATCGAGAAATTCTTCTTGTTGAAGGCACTATGGATACGCTGAGTCGGATCTTCGTCAACTCCCTGATGATGACTGAAGTGCGGCTTGCCCTGGACACACCCAGCGCGTTCATCAATATGCGCAACGACGAGCAGGTGGAATGGAGTGATGAAGCTGCTCAACGGCTACTGCCTCCAGATCCGATGGTCCGGAGTTCTGTATTGATTCTGGACAGCGGTGTCAATCGGAGCCACCCGCTGATCGCACCTTATCTCGACCCTAAGCACTGGGACGCTTGGCACCCAGCCTGGGGTCCGGACGACATGGCGAGATACGAGGGCCACGGCACAGCTATGGCTGGTTTGGCACTACACGGCGATCTCGAAGGTTTTCTGAAAGCCACCACGCACATGCAGCATAACCATGTGTTGGAGTCAGTGAAAATTCTGCCTCCAGCTGGGGCCAATCCAAAGCATCTCTACGGCCGGATTACGCAGGACGCTGTCCTGCAGATGGAGGCCATTAATCCTGAGCACTGGCGCGTCACCTGTCTTGCGGTCACGGCCATTGATGACGCCAAGGGAGGCCGCCCGACGGCTTGGTCCGCAGCCATTGACCAGCTTGCTAGTGGCGCAGATGATGAACCGCAGCGCCTCATCGTGGTGTCCGCGGGTAATTCTCAGCCAACGACAAAGGATGTTTTGGGGAATTATCTCGATTTTGCAGATCTCTCTCAGGTGCATAGCCCAGCGCAGGCCTGGAATGCGCTGACTGTTGGCGCCTATACCGAGAGAACCAACGTGGTTGACGCTAGATACGCCCACTGGTCTCTTGTAGCACCGTTCGGCGATCTCTCTCCTACCAGCAGCACCTCGCAGTCGTGGCATGAGCAGTGGCCCATAAAGCCTGATGTAGTCCTTGAGGGCGGGAATCTGATTGCTAACGCGGCGATGGCTGCCCACGCGCCGCATTCGGACGTGCGGCTGCTGACGACAGACTTTGATTTACCTACGGCTCAGTTCCGGGAATTTGGAGATACCAGCGCCGCCGCAGCTCTCGCGTCTCAGATGGCGGCTCGCTTGGCGTCGGCGAATCCTCATTATTGGCCAGAAACTGTACGCGGGATGCTGGTCCACTCAGCAGACTGGACCGATGCGATGAAGGGCCACCGAGTCCATCCTCCTCTATCCGGTAACCGCCTGCTCTTGCGGCGGTACGGCTATGGTGTTCCGAATCTCGACCGTGCGCTCCAGAGTGCCAGCAACGATCTGACCATGGTCATCCAGGACTCCCTTCGCCCTTTCAAGTTTGAGGATGGGCGAACGAAGACCAACCAGATGAATATTCACCGGTTTCCGTGGTCCAGCCTGGATCTCACTGCTTTAGAGGGAATAGAGATGGAGTTGCGTGTCACGCTCTCCTACTTCATCGAACCCAACCCCAGCGAGCGTGGATTCATCCAACGTTTCCGCTACGCATCCCATGGCTTGCGGTTTGCGGTGAAAGGTCCCCTGGAAACCGAGGAGACCTTCAAGGCTCGAATACAACACGAAAGCCTTCCTGATGAAGGCGCAGGCATCCGGGATGCCGGAAACGAATATTGGGAACTGGGACCTAAGCTCCGAACATCGGGGTCGCTGCATTCTGACCGTTGGCGAGGCGATATTGCGTCGCTACAGCGCTGTGAGTCTATTCTGATTTATCCAGTAAGTGGCTGGTGGAGAGAAAAACGCGGCGGCACTCCAGAGTACTGGGACAGGGATGCCCGCTATTCCCTGATGGTGAGCCTGCGGGCGCCTGAGACCGATATCGATATCTACACACCTATTGCCACAGCCTTGACAGTGCCTGTTGAGATTGAGAACTGA
- a CDS encoding HU family DNA-binding protein, with amino-acid sequence MPKPSPTAKPATTASKIAKTELVDRVAAETGLTKKQAGDAFDALIDGIVSGLKNGQSVGLPGLGTLSVRATAARTGVKPGTSEKIQIPAGKKVGFKVASALKDTL; translated from the coding sequence ATGCCGAAACCATCCCCGACTGCCAAACCCGCCACCACTGCCTCCAAAATCGCCAAGACCGAACTGGTCGACCGGGTCGCCGCCGAGACTGGCCTGACCAAGAAACAGGCCGGTGATGCATTCGACGCCCTGATCGATGGCATCGTCAGCGGCCTGAAGAATGGCCAGAGCGTGGGCCTGCCCGGCCTGGGCACCCTGAGCGTCCGCGCGACCGCCGCCCGGACCGGCGTGAAGCCCGGCACCAGCGAGAAGATCCAGATCCCGGCCGGCAAGAAAGTCGGGTTCAAGGTTGCCAGCGCCCTGAAAGACACCCTGTAA